A single window of Zea mays cultivar B73 chromosome 10, Zm-B73-REFERENCE-NAM-5.0, whole genome shotgun sequence DNA harbors:
- the LOC103642320 gene encoding uncharacterized protein: MAAVARDGLAMPPAVVSAAAAAAAAEEEMWWRKLDSGVSAVSFGFVATAILVSMFLAMAILEHFLCPLAHTLGHAPPRGIRRRLRFFLGRGGERAAAPSSDLEAARKLQGHTPLERWSEGVYS, encoded by the exons ATGGCTGCCGTGGCGCGCGACGGGCTTGCGATGCCCCCAGCGGTTgtgtcggcggcggcggccgcggccgcggcggaggaggagatgTGGTGGCGAAAGCTAGACAGTGGCGTGAGCGCAGTGTCGTTCGGGTTCGTGGCCACCGCCATCCTCGTGTCCATGTTCCTCGCCATGGCCATCCTCGAGCACTTCCTTTGCCCCCTGGCCCACACGCTCGGGCACGCGCCGCCTCGGGGGATCCGCCGCCGACTCCGCTTCTTCCTCGGCCGCGGCGGTGAGCGTGCCGCTGCCCCCAGCTCGGATCTCGAGGCGGCGAGGAAGCTCCAAGGCCACACGCCCCTGGAG CGATGGAGCGAAGGCGTCTACTCCTAG